Genomic segment of Chionomys nivalis chromosome 17, mChiNiv1.1, whole genome shotgun sequence:
CAAATGTCTTCCACAAACATCCTAGCCTGCACAGAGCTGGGGCAAAGACTACTCGGGTGTTATTGCCCCTCACCTATCCCttggaaaaaagacaaaagtacAAACATTACAATAATACCTTGATTCAAAGGGGTTCAGTTTTTTAACTCTTAAATGCAAGTGGTTATGTCCTAGCCCTGCACGAAATTAGGTGTGACTGTCAGGCAGACGGTGACAGCCAGATGGGGATTTAACTGGCTCCTCTTTAAGAGCCCTTCGCTTCACTGACACACTCATGTTTGAACATCAACCCACCACTATGCCTTCAACAATGAGCCTTGCTTTATCCAATCCTATGAGACAGGGGCGGCCTCTCAACTCAGACTGTGAACCAAAGGTTGGAGGTTTTAGTAAGTAACTTGACCAGTATCAAAAGTAgtactagccaggcagtggtggcgcatgcagaggcaggcggatctctgtgagttcaaggctagcctggtctacaagagctagttccaggacagttagagctgttacacagaaaaaccctgtctcgaaaaacaaaaacaaataaaaaaaaagtagtacCAAAGGGGATGGCACCCAACCCCCAGAAGCTATTGCCCTTGGCCTCTTCTACTTAATTCTAAAAGCACACAACTACGAAGGACCTACTTCTAAGGAGTTGCGACCACTACACAATTCTCAAGTCTCTCATCTTAAATTTAAACAATCTACGAATTCTCTAGTCTATAACGTTTAATATATAGAAGTTTAAACCAGGGAGGGTAGTgacatctataattccagcacttgggagactgaggcagaacaATGGagagtttaagactagcctgagctacacagcaggAACCCcatttcagaaacaaaaacaaaaatcacattcTATAAATGGCAAATAACGGGCTAACTTACTCAGCCAGCATCACAAGTGACACTGATGTTCCAAGAAAAACTGTGGTGCCATCCTTCATGCCTGCCCCCCGCCCAAGGCTGGCACTTTACAGTGGAATCACGTGCCTCAGCCCGCTCAGCATAGCTGATCTATTTTTGCGATGGTTTAGTCAAGTTCGTGATCTTTAGCTAGAAGCTGTCATGAAAGAGACAGAGCTGTGGCACCAATCCCTGGTGTCCTGACCATGAGAAGAACTTCACTAGTTCTCATTTCTCCCTCAGAAAGGGCAGTAGAGTGTCTCCTCGTGAAACTCCAATCAAGATACTTGAAACCACAGGACAGCACCACATTCAGTAAGAGGAGAAAAACTTACAAAAACTGAGGTGTGGACAGAAAATTCCTTCCTCCCAAGTCCATTGGATATCTGAACatcaggaagaaataaagatgtcCAACGAGGTTTCCAATGAGCTCATTGATCACCCTGCAAAGAGAGTCGAGTCAGTGCAAAGACATCCCGGCAACACAGTGAGCTGCACAAGCTGTAACTAGGAGCATGGGAAAGAGAGGCAGCCTTCACAGAAGCCCATTCCAGCCCCTGGGTCAGTGACAGGTCTACAATGGCCTTTACAGTGTGAGTGACAAATGCATTCTGAGGGAGAGGGAAATCAGGCCTGAAGAACTAAtgaggcccacagctcctcaaGGCCAGAGGCCCCTCTGAAATCTCCAAGGCCACGCCATCCTCAAAATATGAACTCTGTGCCCGTCTATTTCAAGAGCTGGGGCGGGTGCGAAGCAAGCTAGCTTCTGAATTCTCAAACACACAGTGCGTGtgaaacagacacacatggagacGACCAAGAGAGAGCATGGAGGGAGACAGGTGACAACACATGACCACTCTGGCTCCTGGAGCCATGACACTCAGATGAGACACAAAGAGACCACTTGGGACTTTTTCAGGTTTCCCAAGGCTCACCCAGGGCTCCCTATCCACTGCTCCTATTACACATCATTCTTCACCGTCCCCTTTACAAAGGGGTCTCGCCCAAGCCTCCGCCCTTGAGGGTGGGGGAGCGGAGAGGATTCGCCAATCTCAGAACACGCTTTGATCTAGGCTGTCCTTCCGTTTGCTCCACTCCCTTCTCTGTGAGTGCAGACGAGGAGTAAGGACCACAACAGGCAACACATCCGCTAGATGAAGGACTAGTACTTTCCAACTCGAataacttttgaaaaatatttggtAATGGAAGAAATGGAAGCTCTTAAAACATCtctagttttgtgttttgttttgttttgtttttatgaagaacatcctcattatttttttcaagtcaggTATTTTTCTCTATGTACCTCTGGTtttcctggaaatcactatgtggatcatcaggctggccttgaactcacagagcctgcctcccacatgctgggtttaaaggtgtgtgctaccacaccaggCAGAAGAAACTTGAAAACTTATTtgtaattgtgtgtgcatgcctatgtgtgtgtatacatagatATAAGTCTCCAACCAGGCCAGAGATACCAGAAACCACATGGAGTTACAGGCCGTTGTGTGCTGCCTGACaggggtgctggaaaccaaacgtgggtcctctgcaagagcggcaccTGCTCTTGACCACtgtgctgtctctccagcccagaacaaCTCCATCTAGATGGTCTCTCTCTGAATTTAGACTGGAAACGTGAAAGGTTTTCCACATCTCAGTACTAACTCCAGCAAGAGAGTAAAAATTTCAACCTGCCCGGCAGCAGTTCTATACCATCAACTGTGTACAAAACAACTTCTCTGAGACTCCATTTCTGTGGTAGTATGCCATTTCCCAGGCATTCTGAAAGTGCCTTACAAGTACATAATAGAGTCACCTTATGGATAGGTTCCTAAGAGGAATCATGACAAATATTTCTGTATCTGCTCATTATGGATAGTgaataaagaaagacatatgTATTCAAAAAATATGTCTAGAAATACAATGTATCTGGTGACAAGCTAACAAAATGACAGTCATCCAATGTCAAAGGTGCTTAAATTCCTACTGTGCAACCAATTAGAATCAAACATCTCCCAGGGTCTAACATATCAACACTGAGAttctttaaagtctttaaaagacCAGGAAAGGAAGATATCAATGAATTAAGTTTCCCAAGGATTGGTTAAATAAATCTAACATTACTTACGAGCCTCCAATGATATAGTTGAATCCGAGGATAACCCAAGGTAAGTAGCAAGCCTAGGAAAGAGGACACAAATGTGAACAGCCATGTCTGAAGACACCATGACACTGCAAAACCTAAAAATGGGGAAGGAAATACTAACCAGAGCTTTATGGAAATCACTAGGTCATTAAGAATTTCTCAAATCTAACACTATCCTTATAATACTTACATCTTCCTACCTAAAACTGTGCTCATTTGCACACTTGTAATTGCATGGAAGGAATCCTTTCAAATTCAGTATATACCCTGCTGAGTTAATAGTAACAAAGACATAAGTGTCTTATGGATGATAGTAAAAACACCCCAAACTCTAAGGCTCCAATCAGCATATGGTCATAGATAATTAACCTGAATTTTTATCTAACACTGTGTGTGGATGTCTTGAACTAACACTCTCACAACAAGGTATTAGCTTTCCAGATCTGACATCCGAACCTTAGGACAAACTTAAGACTGAGTGAACTTCAAGGAAACTTCACAAACTAATAAAAAGAGGGTTATCCATAAACAGCTGTAAGACTAAGTGAAGTAAGTACGACAAAATCCCAGACTTAATAAATCTAACCCCAGGCAGATGACTCAAGCAATATTCAGTTCTGTAATGAGTAGGACATTACAGGTAGAAATGGTAAGCTCTGGCAGTATTTGAGGGCGCTATTAAAAGTAAAGTACTTAGCACCTAAAAGGGTGTGCAGGAGTGACAAAAAGGTTAGAAATGGCAGGATTCctgcatgttttctcttttgcAATTTCTCTTGTACTcccccccaccctcccacacacaaacacacacacacaagatcacTGAGGGACATATCCCTGAGGAACCTGAGGTTCAGAGGGACTGGAAGTAATATCAGCAAGGGATGTTGGGATGGCTAGGCACAGGactgaggagggggaggaaggtgCCTGCCTATGCTATGCTACTCTGCAGTGACCCCTTCTGGAAGTGTCAGAAAGATACACATTTGAGCTTAGGGGGGATTACTACAAAGACAAGAATTGAGTTTTGTTCCACCTAGGTAAAGTACCTTAAATCGTGTTCCAAACCAAAATGATACGATCAGGTCTCTGTTCAGCTGGGCCCAGACATAAAGGACCGACATGATCAGAGGAATCATCAGCAACTGCAAAAAAGGCGACATATGAACCCCTGGTCCAGGAACATGCAACAAGGGTTTGATGTGGCCTGCCTACGACACCCACCCCCTAAAAATCTGCAAACAAAACTAATGATTAGAATTACAAACTAACTGCATCATTTGTCATACAATGAGTTCCATAAAAATCTATAATCAATACAATCATGTTTTTACAGAAAGTCAGAAACATTAGTTCAAGCtgttatttgaaaataaagttttttcTTAACCATATAAGCTACTTTCAAGGAATACAGAGCCTCATACATGGCCAGGAAATACTGCAAACCCATTACTCTGAATGCATAagccaaaaataaacagaaaattcaatgATTTAGATAATGTCTACAAGAGCCTCAAAGGCTTAGCTAACATATTCAAAACAATAGCAGTTATCATTTTATACTTTCAATGTAATCTCAAGTgcttaaatatatacaaaaaccAATAGTTGAAAGATTTACCTGCATATCCATTGCTAAACCAGTAATCTTGGTTTGTAAAGTTAAAGATCATATGCATAAAGTATTCTACAGATATCAAGGTTGATCTGATTATTTCCCTCCAATAGAATTTCATTACACTGTTTCAAAGGAGAACATATTTCTATCAATTAGATATGGGAACACACAAAAGTTCGGATAACTGTGCATAAGTTTCCCATTAGCCTGTACAGTCAGTAGAGCaggagaacagaaatgaaaacctCAGTGCAACTTGGTCACTTGGTATCTTTTGGTACCTTGATATTGTTTCAGCGTCTCTCCTTCAAGTACAGGATGGAGATGCCTATGCATTTCAAACAATTATGATCCTGCTCACACTCAGGGATTGACAGCACGAATAAGTCTATGACTTATTTAAGAGGATTCCCTCCATTCTCTTAAAGGAGAGGGCATATCCCATGCCCTATATTTTCCTGGCTCTTGGCCAACTTTAAATGGCAGTTAGGTCCAACTGTTTGCTTATCAACTGTGCCTCACAGAGAGATAGACTATACCCGGAGTAGGGGACTAGATTATTATTTAGGACTCAAAAGATGGACAGCAATGAAATCAGAGAATAATGCTGGCTATAAATCAATTTTCTGGTAAGAACCACAGATTCCGAAAGCTGCCTCGCAGCAAGGACTGTGCTTCAGTCACAAACTGTCATCCCAGAGAACACGCAGAACTGGGCTCAAGGAGACAGCAGTAAAAGTCAGCTGACTATGGAAAAATCCCAGAGGCGATACTAAGAGGAGGCATCCCCAAAACCCAAGATTTATCCTCGCTTTAAAAAAGAATCTGTTATCTTCATTAACTACAGTTTTTAAACAGTATAAAAactgatttaaatattttatagaattctATTTCCAAATatagggtggtggtggaggaggagcgTGTTTCTGGCCCAAAATAGCACTGAAGGATACCACGATGCAAATCCAGTTAAAGAGAAGCATGAACAAATAGTCTGCTGGCCTCCCATCAAAAGCTCCTAgaacaaacacaaagcaaacatcaGGGTTCAGAGCTGTGGAAGAAAATAGCATCTATggagaaaaataacttcaaaatgtTATATTGAAACAGTTAAACCACTTCTTTAAAGAAAGGAGAGTTTTTACCAAAGTCTATACCATGGCATAAAACTGAACCACAGGCACCTGACTACAATCAGTTTATGCTCCGCTGACCTGACGTCCAGAAAGCTACACACTGTGGCTGCCACAGGCTAAAACAGACCCAAGGGGGACAGTCAATTCCAGAAATACAGAGCCTTGTCCCAAGCCCAGTGAGgccctttccccttcctcatgTCCTGCTGGCTTTCCCTCATGGTCCTACCGTAATCTACTGAGCACACTTTTGATACTGGTTAATTCCCGTCTCTCACCTATAAATTAAAGCCTGTCAGGGGCCATGTCCAATCTGGCTACCACTGTCGCTCCTGCAGCATGACTCTGTGGGAGCCCGTTATTACCACAGGGCTATTAGCTGCCGCTGCTCTCACTATCAGGACCAGACAAGACAGATGCACTGCCACTTGTCCAGCCCGGGCTGACGTACCGAGCAGAGTCAGCCTCTATTACAGATCTTACACTCGGGAACAAGGGAGGACAAAGAAAAGGCCAGACCTCTCCACAACTGACTTTCTCCATAAGGTATCTGTGAGGTGCAAGGGTCAAGTGTATGACCCCTTACTTAAAAGTGAGAAAATAAAGTCCATGACCAAAGTCACATGCTCGTCTGAAGCAGTGTGGGGCTAAGGACTAGGTTAGTGCTTTTCTCACCCCACCACTGCAAAGAGTGCTTCATTCCAAGGGAGGAAACCACAACAGTCCAGCTCTTAGTCTAGGGACAGTTCCTAACACCTCAGTCAGGACATTTtgagagaagcagaaggaagagacaaaaaTGACTAGAGAGTCACTTCTCCTCTGCACACTCTGCTAGGATTACAAGACATGGCAGTCAATTCTTCAGCCCCGAAACAAgaaccacaaagacagaaggatggctcttaaggaaaaagaaaacatgtaacaGGTTTTGTagtgtacacctgtaattccagtactcaggaagcagaggattaCAAggcctgggccagcctgggctatagactATACATAGTAAGGCTCTATTCTCAAACCagaaggtggaaaaggagggaaggatgaggagggATCAGTCGCCTCTCCTGCTCTCCTTGCTCCTCTCAGCACAGCGTAAGGACACACACGCTAAAGGCTCACTGTAATGAAGGACAGCTGAGATTCCAACAAAACTTCTGAATCTGAACAAGAGCCAAGCTTTTCTGGGGTGGTTCTGGCTCTGTGATTTCTAAGGATTCTTTAGACTGAGATACCTATAATCACATAAACTGTAGTGCTACATTATTTGGCATGCAAGCAACTAGGAATTTACAATTAATGGTCTTAAACTGCATTCTTTCAGTGCAAATCAGAAACCTCTTAAGCCAACActgcttcattctttttcttttttcatttttttagttttttaagacagggtttctctgtttaacatcCCTGGATGTccaggaactcagagatccacctgcctctacctcctgagtaccgagtgctggaagtaaaggcatccgccaccaccgtccagctacaGTATTTTGTTTCTGGGGTTTAGgggagcttttctttctttctcttttttggggggtggatcTGAGACAAGGTTCCACTGTGTAAcagcctcgatctcacagagatccatctgcctaagatccatctgcctctgcctcccaagtgctgggattaaaggtgtgtggcaccactgcctggctcattcttAACAATTTAACCAGGCAAGAAATTATGCAGGTGGCATATTAACTTAAGGCTGTGTGGAgtgtagagaaaatgaaaaacagaaaacctggCTTCCATTTCCCGTTGTGTTATCTCAAACAGCTGCGACCTTTGGGAGATCTGACCACTGCTCAGGACAATCTTTGATGGCAAAGATTCCTCTCCACAGTCACGTTCAAAGCAGCATCAGTCATGGAGGCCACAAAATGAACTGAAGTGCCCATCAATAAATGGATGAAGAGAATGCAACATTATCTATATAATTTGACAATAAAGAGGAATAAACTACAACTACACGCTATACAGAAGAaccttaaaaacatgatactaagtaaaagaaaacagtCATAAAAGGCCATATATGGTATGGTCCTATCAAAATTAGTACAAGACACTACTAGTACAGGCAAATATAAAGAGCCGGAAGGAAACTGGTAGTTTCCTGTGGCTTATGTGGAGGGAAATGGGCAGCAGTAACAGGTGTAGACACTCGGGGGCAAGGAAATGCTATAAACTGCTATGGTAATGGCTGTACAATTCTACACACAAGCTAACTGAATTGTACACTTTAAACTCAAGTGAGGAAGCTGGATAGGATGTGGATTACCATCCCCCATGTCATGGATGGAAGACGGGATCCAAGGGCTTCCCTGCATGCTAAAACCTACAAATGTTCACAATCCTTGGATAAGATGGTATAGTATTTGCACAGAAACTACAGACTCTGACATATACTGTGAAATAGATCAGATTACTTATGGTCTCTTTTACAATGTAATTCTGTGAAGCAGCTGCTACAGTATGTTGTTTGGGAAATAAAGATGAGAGGAAAACTGTACAGATTCAGTACACCCGTTTTCCagatattttcaatttttcaggCAGCTGACTCAGGACACAGAATCCAGATACAGAGAGCAACtttttatctcaaaaaaattgtttcaaaaaCGCCTCTCAGCTTGAGCATTTCAAAAATGCTCTGACTGGAAAAAAAGGGAAGCCACTTCTAAggataaaagcaaacaaacgcAGCCAGCAGTCTAACAACTGACAGGTTTCTCGACCTGTTGCGCATATACAGAGTAGTACAGACCAGCTTGCATTGCCTGGTCAGGCTAATAAGGGGGTAAATGGACGTAGGAACACAGCAACAAGAGCAGAGGTGGCCACATAGCTATCCCAGTTCACACCCAGTTTCCGTTATCAAAGGGAATCCTTAAGGTTTGGCGTCAAAAGTACGCTAGGTACTGACAAATGAAAAGGAATTATAGATgatgtgctgtatgtgtgtgtgagtgtgtgtacatcaGCGTGCATgtaggcagaggtcagaggatatcCTTCCATTATGTGGGCTTCAGGGaatcagccttggtggcaagcacctttaccagctaAACTACTTACCGGCCTCAGTCCTCTGCTTTTCTGCAAAGAAAGGTCGGGACCCCACGCAATCTCTGTATTAAAACAGTgacttttttttgaaaaacagcaATATCAACTTAAGGGAAAGTTGTATTTCACAGCAAATATCCAACCTACTCTGTCCCTGCAGCTGTAAGGCAGGAATAATTTTCAAATACTTGGGTAGAGTCAAGGATGGTTCGTAAGAACAGGCAGTTTTATAAAATCTCCGAAGTCTGCCAACCTTTGCAGATCACTTCCACTCAACAAAATGTATCTGTATTTTGTCAGAGTATCAATTTACTATTTCTTTATGTAAGCAACTTTGAAATAGCGTATAAAGTATTGTAGGAAATAGATAACTCAACAAGACACTTTTAAAACAATGTATTGCTTCTCCATCATACAAGAGATTATATTTGAAAAACTACCACAGTACCTACCAAATACTGACTACATAaagtctgtgtgcacatgcaggtgcCCATGGCGCATGTGCGAATGAAGTCAGAGGTTCATCCCCTTGTTTTCTGAGCAAGGCACTGAAACTGGAGCTTACGGTAAACTGACTCCACTAGGTAGCCAGGGAGCCCCCAGGATCCTTGGGTCTCGGTCTCCCAGCACCAAACTGCAGGTGCACAGTGCCACACCCAGCTATTTACATAGCTAAAAGGATCTGAAATCAAATCCTCAGTCCTGTGCTTTAGCCATCCTCTCCAGCTGCAAGCTGGTGCTTAACTCTGACTTGCATCAAGTAAGCCTTTCACTATCAGTATAAGAGATGCATATACTCTTGCCCGGTTTTACTGTAGCAGGACAATGACTGGAATTGAGAACACAGCCCAGGcattcaggagacaaagacaggcaaAGTTCTGATCTGCTGTTATTTCCTTCTATAACACTGCTACTTCACAACTCATTCTGTGAATAAAAACTCAAgcaggctgggtgtggtagcacacacctttaatccaggactcaggagtcagaggcaggtgaatctctgagttggaggccatctGGGTCTAGCCAGGAATAGATAGTAAGACCCCATttccaaagaaaaaagaacaaacacaaaaaaacacaaaactcagTCTAAGAGCCTCCTACAGTCATGACCTAGTGTGCAGGTAAGAACCATCATTAACCATTCCTTCATATAATGCTAATGGCCCTCCAAATCCAAGTAAATGTACGAATTAGTAAGTTAGGATGAAACAATACTTAAAACAATTATGAAAAGATAACTTACCTGCTTCAAGTCGTGTAGAATACTgatataagaaatataaattgaCCAAATAAAGAAATCCAGTTCCTGGACCCACGGGGAAATAAAAGGTGGCAGTGAATGGCCTCCATATCTGGACAGATCAAAACAAACAGCTGTCAGTTTCTCTGAGCtgaatggaactttttttttccttttaactaaACAAAATCAAACTATCTTTCTATGAGAGATAAAGTTACATCATCAACACAATTTGAGAAAACAAAGTTTGTGCCAACTTATATAACATCAATTCACAGATCAATTAGATGAAAGGACATCAAAGATtatcaaaaaacatttttaaacaagtcAACAAAATCAATACTGTGCAAATGCATGGCTAGTCTTGCCTGCAATCAGGCTTCCAGATAATCCTAAGGTAAGGTATCACACTCAAATGCTAGAGGTTAGCAGGAACCAAACCAAGGTGCTCAATAGGCAATATGGGTTcaaaagtaaacacacacacacacacacacacacacacacacacacatcaacgtGAAAGGGTAAGTCCtgactacacaaacacacacacaggaatcaaCATGAAGGGGGAAGCCCTGACTCCAATCTCCAAATGTTATTTCCATCAACAACTGACGGTTTCCTTCTGGAGGCAGTACTGTGcactgagcccagggcctcacacatgctccGTTAAGTGCTCCGTCACCGAGATACATCTCAGCCCCCTTTCACATCTGATTTTGAGAGACTCACTACATTGCATAGGCTGGCTCTGAATGTATTCTACAGCAGAGACAGTTcttgaactttcaatcctcctgcctcagcatcaaGAGCTGCTGGATTATAAGAGTTGCCTGCAACACAAGgccctgcttttgtttttggtttattgagacagtgtctctgtgtagccttggctgtcctgaaattcattatgtagtccaagctgccctcaaactcaagagagctgcctggctctgcttcccaagtgctgtaatcaaaggcatgcaccaccatacctggcctcagctttgtttttgaaacaggatctcaaaGTCCAGGCTATGCCAGAATGTTCAATCTGCCCatctcaggctcctgagtgctaagattccAAAAGCAGGCCACCATGCACGGCCCATTTCCTCGTGTGTTCTATCATATCATATTCCTCCTTCTTCACCATACTTTAAATTGCAGTTTTCTATCTTCATTGCCTTGACAAAATATTTCTATTGGCTTCAGAGTATTTCTGTATGTGGATATCCAAACTTCGTTTAAACTGTTATGATGCCatgatgaatatttttatatattctctacaaacacgcacacacacacatgcgcacacacacatacacagagagagggagagagagaaagtaaatgcCTGTGAATCAATCTGTTAGATCAACAGACATATGCACTTATTTTGGTAGATATTGCCAAATGTCTACAGAAATGCTTAATTAATTTATACCTCCTCCTAAAATGTAGATGAGTGCCATCTTTCCACACTTCACCACGGAGAGTATTTTACAATCACTAACCTGAAAAccaatttttatttgctttgagaAAGCTAAGCATCTCTCTATATTTTCTAAcaatattttctatcttttctatATTGTAAAAATATCCACTTCCAATAGACTgccatttctttatatattaaagGACTTTCTTGTTGCTCGTTGTTTTCTGTTCTGCCTTTAGGCTCGTGCTTTTACAGCACTTTTGGTTATTTTCTTCGGCAACAGCTATTGCTATagtctcttcatttttaaatacactgacTTTTATAGGACTTTTACCATATGTTCAACATAAAGTTTAAGACACAGGCAGAGGTACCCATCACTACCAAGCTTACAAAGTTTTTCAAAGATGTTTTTCCAAGGATAAAAATATGTTCAATTTTACTGCAACACCTTCACaattcacagatgaggaaaagaTCCAGCTTATTTTTCTAGATGATCATTTAGCTTTCTGGTCTCATTAAAGTAACTATACTTTCTCCAATTATGTGAAAGACTAGTTCATCTTAAAACCTACTTTAGACTAGATCATTTGGAATGAATGCCTTTactaagttattttcttttctgatttaataTTTCCAGATCTAAGGAAATATAACCTCCTtgccccttttccttcccaagttctctTACTGGCTAGTCTCAGTACTCTCCTAAAGTAAATCAGATccaacatctttatttttttatcaatgTGACGCTGACACACTCTTGCCAAACTTTCACAGTTTTCTACacaactttctcttctttctttttataatcaACCACAAAATAAGTAACACGTGAAAACTGAACCTCTTGGCCTTCCCAAGCACACAGCCTATGTGCACATAAAAGTTTGTATCTTCTTTCACCTTACCATTCACCAGCTCACATCTCCAAAACAGTATTAAACAGCAAGAATAAAGTGACAGCCTCCTAGACTCTGGTAAAACAGCATGATGCTGACCTTTGGCTTAAAAGCTATGTGTCTTAAGGCACACTATCATGTGCCAAGCACGAAAAGCATGGCTGGATCAATCATGGGAAGACTGTCAAAATGAGCAAGAGTTGGCACAAGGAAGGGAAAATACACTCTTGGCACAAAGCCCTCAAGAGCACAGTAAATAGGAGAGGGTTGTTAACGATTCAGGGCTTCTAGAATGGAAGATCAGAGTCACAGACCCTGCAAGAACAGAGCTGCCAACTCCATTCTCCATGGACAGAAATGGAACCCCCAGAGCTTAACGATCTGTATGGAGTAAACGTGACCTTCCAAGACCCTGTATTAAAGCAGAGAAGCAATAGGTTCAATCATCTCCATTCATAGCTTGACTATCTTGTGCAAATGGCACTGGAGAAGGCATAGGCCCTGAACATAATTTGCTGTAACATTAATATTTCTTAGCCTCAATTTCAAAGTAAAGGGGAGAATCACATACAGTCCTCAATTGGTTAAtgactttgttattttgttttgtttaggaagTCCTAGTAATGGAACCCAGAACCTGAATATGCTCGGTAAATCTACTAAGCTGTATACATCCACAGACTTTGATTAATAacgttttaaaaatgaatgaatgagtatgcTACTTGGTTAATTTACACACAATGATTCAGAAGGTCTTATACATGAGGAAACCGCATGATAAAGGTTACACAAGAGCTAGTAACTAGTAGAGACAGAATTCTGTCCTAACATGACTCTAGAATTTGTAAGAGACACAGGTATTACAGCTACAATTAATAAACATTTCCAATACTGCTATCCTTGTATGACCCAGAAACAAACTAAGAGCAAACCtaaccacccccacccctgcttgcAAAATGCACTGCAAACAGGGCAAGAAGCAAGTTCCTAGCCTTGGAATCTTATATGGCTAGACGTTTGagctggctttctttgtgtaCACAGTGACACTGGTCCTGGATCACCTGCCCTCGTCCTTTATCTTAAGGGGCTTGAAAGGCTGGCCTCAAGAAAGGGATGAAATTGTGCGCTGTTAA
This window contains:
- the Derl1 gene encoding derlin-1 yields the protein MSDIGDWFRSIPAITRYWFAATVAVPLIGKLGIISPAYFFLWPEAFLYRFQIWRPFTATFYFPVGPGTGFLYLVNLYFLYQYSTRLEAGAFDGRPADYLFMLLFNWICIVITGLAMDMQLLMIPLIMSVLYVWAQLNRDLIVSFWFGTRFKACYLPWVILGFNYIIGGSVINELIGNLVGHLYFFLMFRYPMDLGGRNFLSTPQFLYRWLPSRRGGVSGFGVPPASMRRAADQNGGGGRHNWGQGFRLGDQ